The following coding sequences are from one Verrucomicrobiota bacterium window:
- the nuoK gene encoding NADH-quinone oxidoreductase subunit NuoK, which produces MIHVGLEHYLFVSAALFGLGLLGVIVRRNLLVIYMSLELMLNAANLALVAFSRFNNNLDGQLLVFFVITVAAAEVAVGLALIVALYRKRQSAHVEDLASLKL; this is translated from the coding sequence TCTCTTCGTGAGCGCGGCGCTGTTTGGCCTCGGGCTGCTCGGCGTCATCGTGCGGCGCAACCTGCTCGTCATTTACATGTCGCTCGAGCTGATGCTCAACGCCGCCAACCTCGCGCTTGTCGCGTTCTCGCGGTTCAACAACAACCTCGATGGCCAGCTCCTGGTGTTTTTCGTCATCACCGTCGCCGCGGCGGAGGTCGCCGTCGGCCTGGCGCTCATCGTCGCGCTCTACCGCAAGCGCCAATCGGCGCACGTCGAGGACCTTGCCTCGTTGAAACTCTGA